The following proteins are encoded in a genomic region of Oryctolagus cuniculus chromosome 13, mOryCun1.1, whole genome shotgun sequence:
- the LOC138845028 gene encoding uncharacterized protein codes for MAVEKAMAAEVLGGPEDCGPARGDTKPDVVPLTGQQAQSPPARLRRTPGPEPRPWRKLKRNEKRPNLDRYNGKEFEKLLEEAQANIMKSIPNLEMPPALGPAPRERAQWTSWSSQETLQIQSRGESHHPLLPRPLGEATCREPGSPPRGRGTWSTPAGRRQSRPRSGMLVSGPEVTLRAGTPHSKVEVVRQRREADTGLDGGGAWRGTWVDPGRCHGGEQSLDAAAQGDPDLAEAGHGLLPRKALAQHVWGRWGCQRSLRRAHTGVGGCSGRSSGSWMWKSCCFSSIVSAHSWCTRSANAAPSRQQTSARRGRTVSGVGCGHCTSPARWLLAGVTPASVL; via the exons ATGGCGGTGGAGAAGGCCATGGCCGCGGAGGTCCTGGGGGGGCCGGAGGACTGCGGCCCAGCCCGCGGTGACACGAAGCCGGACGTGGTGCCCCTGACCGGGCAGCAGGCGCAGAGCCCGCCGGCCCGCTTGCGGAGGACGCCAGGACCAGAGCCGCGGCCGTGGAG aaagctgaaaagaaatgagaaaaggccGAACCTGGACCGCTACAACGGCAAAGAGTTTGAGAAGCTACTGGAAGAAGCTCAGGCCAACATCATGAAGTCCATTCCAAACCTGGAGATGCCGCCCGCGCTGGGCCCGGCACCCAGGGAGAGGGCACAGTGGACAAGCTGGAGCTCTCAG GAGACTCTCCAAATTCAGAGCAGGGGGGAAAGtcaccaccccctcctcccccgccccctcggcGAAGCTACCTGCCGGGAACCGGGCTCACCACCACGAGGTCGGGGGACGTGGTCTACACCAGCAGGAAGGAGACAGTCACGGCCAAGGTCTGGCATGCTGGTTTCAGGTCCAGAGGTCACTCTCAGAGCAGGCACTCCTCACTCAAAAGTAGAAGTcgtgaggcagagaagagaggcgGACACTGGGCTGGATGGGGGAGGTGCGTGGAGGGGGACCTGGGTGGATCCAGGCAGGTGCCATGGAGGGGAGCAGTCACTAGATGCAGCAGCCCAGGGGGATCCTGACTTGGCTGAGGCAGGTCATGGGCTTCTTCCCAGGAAGGCATTGGCCCAGCATGTGTGGGGTAGGTGGGGATGCCAGCGATCACTGAGGCGGGCCCACACAGGCGTGGGAGGCTGTTCAGGAAGAagttcagggagctggatgtggaaGAGTTGCTGTTTCTCCAGCATTGTCAGTGCACACAGCTGGTGCACACGAAGTGCAAATGCAGCGCCGAGCAGACAGCAGACCTCTGCTAGACGGGGACGCACAGTCAGTGGTGTAGGCTGTGGGCACTGCACATCCCCCGctcgctggctcctggctggcgtAACGCCAGCATCTGTACTTTGA